One part of the Arabidopsis thaliana chromosome 4, partial sequence genome encodes these proteins:
- the RUXF gene encoding small nuclear ribonucleoprotein F (small nuclear ribonucleoprotein F (RUXF); FUNCTIONS IN: molecular_function unknown; LOCATED IN: nucleolus, nucleus, small nucleolar ribonucleoprotein complex; EXPRESSED IN: 22 plant structures; EXPRESSED DURING: 13 growth stages; CONTAINS InterPro DOMAIN/s: Small nuclear ribonucleoprotein SmF (InterPro:IPR016487), Like-Sm ribonucleoprotein (LSM) domain (InterPro:IPR001163), Like-Sm ribonucleoprotein (LSM)-related domain (InterPro:IPR010920), Like-Sm ribonucleoprotein (LSM) domain, eukaryotic/archaea-type (InterPro:IPR006649); BEST Arabidopsis thaliana protein match is: Small nuclear ribonucleoprotein family protein (TAIR:AT2G14285.1); Has 1186 Blast hits to 1186 proteins in 302 species: Archae - 341; Bacteria - 0; Metazoa - 298; Fungi - 260; Plants - 126; Viruses - 0; Other Eukaryotes - 161 (source: NCBI BLink).): protein MATIPVNPKPFLNNLTGKTVIVKLKWGMEYKGFLASVDSYMNLQLGNTEEYIDGQLTGNLGEILIRCNNVLYVRGVPEDEELEDADQD, encoded by the exons ATGGCG ACTATTCCGGTTAACCCGAAACCATTCTTGAACAACTTGACCGGCAAGACTGTTATCGTCAAGCTTAAATGGGGAATGGAATACAAag GTTTTCTCGCCTCTGTTGACTCCTACATGAACTTGCAG CTGGGAAACACCGAAGAATATATTGATGGACAATTGACAGGGAACCTTGGAGAGATCTTGATCAG GTGCAACAATGTTTTGTATGTCCGTGGTGTGCCAGAAGAtgaagagcttgaagacgCTGATCAAGACTAA
- the RUXF gene encoding small nuclear ribonucleoprotein F (small nuclear ribonucleoprotein F (RUXF); FUNCTIONS IN: molecular_function unknown; LOCATED IN: nucleus, small nucleolar ribonucleoprotein complex; EXPRESSED IN: 22 plant structures; EXPRESSED DURING: 13 growth stages; CONTAINS InterPro DOMAIN/s: Small nuclear ribonucleoprotein SmF (InterPro:IPR016487), Like-Sm ribonucleoprotein (LSM) domain (InterPro:IPR001163), Like-Sm ribonucleoprotein (LSM) domain, eukaryotic/archaea-type (InterPro:IPR006649), Like-Sm ribonucleoprotein (LSM)-related domain (InterPro:IPR010920); BEST Arabidopsis thaliana protein match is: Small nuclear ribonucleoprotein family protein (TAIR:AT2G14285.1).) — protein sequence MAFVCMCVLQTIPVNPKPFLNNLTGKTVIVKLKWGMEYKGFLASVDSYMNLQLGNTEEYIDGQLTGNLGEILIRCNNVLYVRGVPEDEELEDADQD from the exons ATGGCG TTtgtatgtatgtgtgtttTGCAGACTATTCCGGTTAACCCGAAACCATTCTTGAACAACTTGACCGGCAAGACTGTTATCGTCAAGCTTAAATGGGGAATGGAATACAAag GTTTTCTCGCCTCTGTTGACTCCTACATGAACTTGCAG CTGGGAAACACCGAAGAATATATTGATGGACAATTGACAGGGAACCTTGGAGAGATCTTGATCAG GTGCAACAATGTTTTGTATGTCCGTGGTGTGCCAGAAGAtgaagagcttgaagacgCTGATCAAGACTAA
- a CDS encoding uncharacterized protein (unknown protein; Has 42 Blast hits to 42 proteins in 5 species: Archae - 0; Bacteria - 0; Metazoa - 0; Fungi - 0; Plants - 42; Viruses - 0; Other Eukaryotes - 0 (source: NCBI BLink).) encodes METTKNTNLQNPTKLPKPFQHHLEEEKEDALSLRDLPLKAKNPNPTTTEDHKEPSTELFEFLTSSSYDVAPAENIIFGGKLIPLNYQNAFFSPPEHISRRIRSRSESLSAIQGHKLNRPGSCTVARRDNAGPMRASRSLDYRKLSRGLTTVHSPPENSSSTKNTGKPETTSSGSVKSVRPRWYVIMFGMVKFPPEIELKDIKSRQIRRNIPPVMFPSPANRRARGSRSPSPSPSWRFLNALSCKKPTSVAATAPFWVPHP; translated from the coding sequence ATGGAAACTACAAAAAACACTAATCTCCAAAACCCTACTAAACTCCCAAAACCATTTCAACATCacctagaagaagaaaaagaagacgcACTATCTCTCCGAGATCTTCCCCTCAAAGCCAAGAATCCTAATCCCACCACCACCGAAGACCACAAAGAACCGTCAACGGAACTTTTTGAGTTTCTAACCTCATCCTCCTACGACGTAGCTCCGGCAGAAAATATAATCTTTGGCGGGAAACTCATCCCTTTAAACTACCAAAATGCTTTCTTTTCACCTCCTGAGCACATTAGCCGTCGAATCCGTTCACGGTCTGAGTCCTTATCCGCGATACAAGGCCATAAGCTTAACCGTCCCGGTAGTTGTACCGTGGCACGTCGTGACAATGCGGGACCTATGAGGGCAAGCCGCTCTTTAGATTATCGTAAGCTTTCACGTGGTCTAACCACCGTACATTCTCCACCGGAAAATAGTTCATCGACTAAAAACACGGGGAAGCCTGAAACAACGTCTTCGGGAAGTGTAAAAAGTGTAAGGCCAAGATGGTATGTGATCATGTTTGGAATGGTTAAGTTTCCGCCGGAGATCGAACTCAAGGATATAAAGAGCCGTCAGATTCGCCGGAATATTCCACCGGTTATGTTTCCATCTCCTGCTAACAGGAGAGCTCGTGGATCTCGGTCGCCATCACCGTCACCTTCTTGGAGGTTTCTCAACGCTTTAAGTTGCAAGAAGCCCACAAGCGTGGCTGCTACGGCGCCGTTTTGGGTTCCTCATCCATAA
- a CDS encoding Syntaxin/t-SNARE family protein (Syntaxin/t-SNARE family protein; INVOLVED IN: Golgi vesicle transport, vesicle-mediated transport; LOCATED IN: endomembrane system, membrane; CONTAINS InterPro DOMAIN/s: t-SNARE (InterPro:IPR010989), Syntaxin 6, N-terminal (InterPro:IPR015260); BEST Arabidopsis thaliana protein match is: Syntaxin/t-SNARE family protein (TAIR:AT2G18860.1); Has 30201 Blast hits to 17322 proteins in 780 species: Archae - 12; Bacteria - 1396; Metazoa - 17338; Fungi - 3422; Plants - 5037; Viruses - 0; Other Eukaryotes - 2996 (source: NCBI BLink).): MMVANSFDLWQKDVFFSAAEEVQESADIMESAYRLWFKEKRDGRVSVESDELCKELQAALSTAKWQLEEFERAVSLSHGNCRDDTTLTRHKQFVTAIENQIYQVESTLLESLSENGKQPLRWVDLNKEERDDLAMFLSGSSQTSESLNSDSINLRDSSTSSVAENPRGINGRREGRCYGDSPDCVIDIDDIGSPESADKKGGTRRTWSSPNVPNISALRINVPVNAKEEEREKFLSHIEDTPKEKGAKPMFWLQRCRDYNQLFDRVKVYQRRFRVPLSRPIKLILSLTLILILLLFILRT, translated from the exons ATGATGGTAGCGAATAGTTTCGATCTATGGCAAAAggatgtttttttctctgcaGCTGAGGAGGTTCAAGAATCTGCTGATAT AATGGAATCTGCGTATAGGTTGTGGtttaaagagaagagagacggTCGAGTATCCGTAGAATCAGACGAGCTCTGCAAAGAACTCCAAGCTGCTTTGAGCACTGCTAAATGGCAG TTGGAAGAGTTTGAGAGGGCAGTGAGCTTAAGCCATGGAAATTGTCGAGATGACACTACCTTAACTAGGCATAAACAGTTTGTTACCGCTATTGAAAACCAGATTTATCAAGTGGAATCTACTCTGCTAGAGTCGTTAAGCGAGAATGGGAAACAACCTTTGCGTTGGGTGGATCTTAACAAAGAAGAGCGTGATGATCTCGCCATGTTTCTATCTGGATCTTCTCAGACGTCAGAGAGTTTAAACAGTGATAGCATCAACTTGAGAGATTCCTCAACGAGTTCTGTAGCTGAGAATCCACGTGGGATCAATGGCAGAAGAGAGGGTAGATGTTATGGCGACAGTCCTGATTGTGTGATAGACATTGACGACATAGGAAGTCCGGAAAGTGCAGATAAAAAAGGCGGTACAAGAAGAACATGGAGTTCACCAAATGTACCAAATATCAGTGCGTTGAGGATTAATGTCCCTGTTaatgcaaaagaagaagagagggagaAGTTCCTATCACATATTGAAGACACTCCTAAAGAGAAAGGAGCTAAACCTATGTTTTGGCTGCAGAGATGTCGTGATTATAACCAG CTCTTTGACAGAGTCAAGGTTTATCAAAGACGATTTCGCGTTCCATTGAGCCGCCCTATTAAGCTCATTCTTTCCTTAACGCTAATCTTGATTCTTCTAT TATTCATCTTGAGAACTTAA
- a CDS encoding P-loop containing nucleoside triphosphate hydrolases superfamily protein — protein sequence MKMSDYWTTMASLLGMLAFCQTIVQLVFPPELRLAFLHFLTRIRHVFSSHIYFDITEIDGVNTNELYNAVQLYLSSSVTVNDAVSSSNNNTRLSLTRVPNSSSVTFGLSNNDRITDVFNGVTILWEHVVVQRQVQSFSWRPMPEEKRGFTLQINKRDKALVLDSYLDYIVGKSEEIRRRNEERLLYTNSRGVSLDARSHPWDSVRFKHPSTFDTLAMDPEKKKRIMEDLREFANGQGFYQKTGRAWKRGYLLYGPPGTGKSSLIAAMANYLGYDIYDLELTEVQNNSELRKLLMKTSSKSIIVIEDIDCSISLTKRGKNKKKNGSYEYDPGLTNGSGLEEPGSSVTLSGLLNFTDGLWSCCGSEKIFVFTTNHIEKLDSALMRSGRMDMHVHMGFCKFPALKILLKNYLRLEEEDMDSVVLKEMEECVEEAEITPADVSEVLIRNRSDAEKAVREIVSVLKERVVKRRKSVGLKKKKQEGQEEEEEAEEEQEKRALDSPNRRNREVCGFREEEEEEDEKEK from the coding sequence atgaaaatgagtGATTATTGGACAACAATGGCTTCTCTACTTGGCATGTTAGCCTTTTGTCAAACAATCGTCCAACTCGTGTTTCCGCCTGAACTCCGACTAGCTTTCCTCCACTTCTTGACACGTATCCGCCACGTGTTCTCTTCTCACATCTACTTCGACATAACGGAGATTGACGGCGTCAACACCAACGAGCTCTACAACGCCGTTCAGCTTTACCTCAGCTCTTCCGTCACCGTCAACGACGCAGTTTctagcagcaacaacaacacacgTCTCAGCTTGACACGTGTTCCTAACTCAAGCTCCGTTACTTTCGGCCTCTCCAACAACGACAGAATCACCGACGTATTTAACGGCGTCACTATCCTCTGGGAACACGTCGTTGTACAACGTCAAGTACAGAGCTTTTCGTGGAGACCAATGCCGGAAGAGAAACGAGGGTTTACGTTACAGATCAACAAAAGAGACAAAGCCCTTGTCCTAGATTCTTACCTTGATTACATTGTCGGAAAATCAGAGGAGATTCGTCGGAGAAACGAGGAGAGACTGCTTTACACGAACTCAAGAGGTGTTTCGCTCGACGCGAGGAGCCATCCATGGGATTCTGTAAGATTCAAGCATCCAAGCACGTTCGATACTCTGGCTATGGAtcctgagaagaagaagcgaatCATGGAGGATCTAAGGGAGTTTGCGAACGGACAAGGGTTTTATCAGAAAACGGGAAGAGCTTGGAAACGAGGTTACTTGTTGTATGGACCACCTGGAACTGGCAAATCGAGTTTGATTGCTGCAATGGCGAATTACCTTGGTTACGATATTTACGATCTTGAACTCACTGAGGTTCAGAACAACTCTGAATTGAGGAAGCTGTTGATGAAGACTAGCTCTAAGTCTATCATTGTCATCGAAGACATTGATTGTTCTATCAGTTTGACGAAACgaggaaagaacaaaaagaagaatgggAGCTATGAATATGATCCAGGTTTGACAAACGGGTCGGGTTTGGAGGAACCGGGAAGCTCGGTGACTCTGTCGGGGCTATTGAACTTCACAGATGGGCTTTGGTCTTGTTGTGGGAGTGAGAAGATATTTGTGTTCACGACAAATCATATAGAGAAGTTAGATTCTGCTCTGATGAGAAGTGGGAGGATGGATATGCATGTTCACATGGGTTTTTGTAAGTTTCCGGCTTTGAAGATTCTGTTGAAGAATTATCTGAGgcttgaggaagaagatatggATAGTGTTGTTTTGAAGGAGATGGAAGAATGTGTGGAGGAAGCAGAGATTACTCCGGCTGATGTTAGTGAAGTGTTGATTAGGAATAGGAGTGATGCGGAGAAGGCGGTGAGGGAGATTGTGAGTGTGTTGAAGGAGAGAGTTgtgaagagaaggaagagtgttggattgaagaagaagaaacaggaaggtcaagaagaagaagaagaagcagaggaagaacaagagaagagagcTTTGGATAGTCCTaatagaagaaacagagaggtTTGTGGGTTtcgagaggaggaagaagaagaagatgagaaggaGAAGTGA
- a CDS encoding P-loop containing nucleoside triphosphate hydrolases superfamily protein (P-loop containing nucleoside triphosphate hydrolases superfamily protein; FUNCTIONS IN: nucleoside-triphosphatase activity, ATPase activity, nucleotide binding, ATP binding; INVOLVED IN: biological_process unknown; LOCATED IN: endomembrane system; CONTAINS InterPro DOMAIN/s: ATPase, AAA+ type, core (InterPro:IPR003593), ATPase, AAA-type, core (InterPro:IPR003959); BEST Arabidopsis thaliana protein match is: P-loop containing nucleoside triphosphate hydrolases superfamily protein (TAIR:AT5G57480.1); Has 30201 Blast hits to 17322 proteins in 780 species: Archae - 12; Bacteria - 1396; Metazoa - 17338; Fungi - 3422; Plants - 5037; Viruses - 0; Other Eukaryotes - 2996 (source: NCBI BLink).): protein MSDYWTTMASLLGMLAFCQTIVQLVFPPELRLAFLHFLTRIRHVFSSHIYFDITEIDGVNTNELYNAVQLYLSSSVTVNDAVSSSNNNTRLSLTRVPNSSSVTFGLSNNDRITDVFNGVTILWEHVVVQRQVQSFSWRPMPEEKRGFTLQINKRDKALVLDSYLDYIVGKSEEIRRRNEERLLYTNSRGVSLDARSHPWDSVRFKHPSTFDTLAMDPEKKKRIMEDLREFANGQGFYQKTGRAWKRGYLLYGPPGTGKSSLIAAMANYLGYDIYDLELTEVQNNSELRKLLMKTSSKSIIVIEDIDCSISLTKRGKNKKKNGSYEYDPGLTNGSGLEEPGSSVTLSGLLNFTDGLWSCCGSEKIFVFTTNHIEKLDSALMRSGRMDMHVHMGFCKFPALKILLKNYLRLEEEDMDSVVLKEMEECVEEAEITPADVSEVLIRNRSDAEKAVREIVSVLKERVVKRRKSVGLKKKKQEGQEEEEEAEEEQEKRALDSPNRRNREVCGFREEEEEEDEKEK from the coding sequence atgagtGATTATTGGACAACAATGGCTTCTCTACTTGGCATGTTAGCCTTTTGTCAAACAATCGTCCAACTCGTGTTTCCGCCTGAACTCCGACTAGCTTTCCTCCACTTCTTGACACGTATCCGCCACGTGTTCTCTTCTCACATCTACTTCGACATAACGGAGATTGACGGCGTCAACACCAACGAGCTCTACAACGCCGTTCAGCTTTACCTCAGCTCTTCCGTCACCGTCAACGACGCAGTTTctagcagcaacaacaacacacgTCTCAGCTTGACACGTGTTCCTAACTCAAGCTCCGTTACTTTCGGCCTCTCCAACAACGACAGAATCACCGACGTATTTAACGGCGTCACTATCCTCTGGGAACACGTCGTTGTACAACGTCAAGTACAGAGCTTTTCGTGGAGACCAATGCCGGAAGAGAAACGAGGGTTTACGTTACAGATCAACAAAAGAGACAAAGCCCTTGTCCTAGATTCTTACCTTGATTACATTGTCGGAAAATCAGAGGAGATTCGTCGGAGAAACGAGGAGAGACTGCTTTACACGAACTCAAGAGGTGTTTCGCTCGACGCGAGGAGCCATCCATGGGATTCTGTAAGATTCAAGCATCCAAGCACGTTCGATACTCTGGCTATGGAtcctgagaagaagaagcgaatCATGGAGGATCTAAGGGAGTTTGCGAACGGACAAGGGTTTTATCAGAAAACGGGAAGAGCTTGGAAACGAGGTTACTTGTTGTATGGACCACCTGGAACTGGCAAATCGAGTTTGATTGCTGCAATGGCGAATTACCTTGGTTACGATATTTACGATCTTGAACTCACTGAGGTTCAGAACAACTCTGAATTGAGGAAGCTGTTGATGAAGACTAGCTCTAAGTCTATCATTGTCATCGAAGACATTGATTGTTCTATCAGTTTGACGAAACgaggaaagaacaaaaagaagaatgggAGCTATGAATATGATCCAGGTTTGACAAACGGGTCGGGTTTGGAGGAACCGGGAAGCTCGGTGACTCTGTCGGGGCTATTGAACTTCACAGATGGGCTTTGGTCTTGTTGTGGGAGTGAGAAGATATTTGTGTTCACGACAAATCATATAGAGAAGTTAGATTCTGCTCTGATGAGAAGTGGGAGGATGGATATGCATGTTCACATGGGTTTTTGTAAGTTTCCGGCTTTGAAGATTCTGTTGAAGAATTATCTGAGgcttgaggaagaagatatggATAGTGTTGTTTTGAAGGAGATGGAAGAATGTGTGGAGGAAGCAGAGATTACTCCGGCTGATGTTAGTGAAGTGTTGATTAGGAATAGGAGTGATGCGGAGAAGGCGGTGAGGGAGATTGTGAGTGTGTTGAAGGAGAGAGTTgtgaagagaaggaagagtgttggattgaagaagaagaaacaggaaggtcaagaagaagaagaagaagcagaggaagaacaagagaagagagcTTTGGATAGTCCTaatagaagaaacagagaggtTTGTGGGTTtcgagaggaggaagaagaagaagatgagaaggaGAAGTGA
- a CDS encoding Integral membrane Yip1 family protein (Integral membrane Yip1 family protein; FUNCTIONS IN: molecular_function unknown; INVOLVED IN: biological_process unknown; LOCATED IN: plasma membrane; EXPRESSED IN: callus; CONTAINS InterPro DOMAIN/s: Yip1 domain (InterPro:IPR006977); BEST Arabidopsis thaliana protein match is: Integral membrane Yip1 family protein (TAIR:AT2G18840.1); Has 30201 Blast hits to 17322 proteins in 780 species: Archae - 12; Bacteria - 1396; Metazoa - 17338; Fungi - 3422; Plants - 5037; Viruses - 0; Other Eukaryotes - 2996 (source: NCBI BLink).), whose protein sequence is MSHNDTIPLYQSSQSDIDEIENMMNDSFQSGPGTVLPARPPSPIRPSIPVSSSPFVQSNLPPLPPSSSSSTQKVMPVPAPPPLPSAGNEGNKSIGGSGFGSPPNTLTEPVWDTVKRDLSRIVSNLKLVVFPNPYREDPGKALRDWDLWGPFFFIVFLGLTLSWSASVKKSEVFAVAFALLAAGAVILTLNVLLLGGHIIFFQSLSLLGYCLFPLDVGAVICMLKDNVILKMVVVSVTLAWSSWAAYPFMSAAVNPRRKALALYPVFLMYVSVGFLIIAIN, encoded by the exons ATGTCGCACAACGATACGATTCCGCTTTATCAATCATCTCAATCAGACATTGACGAGATTGAGAATATGATGAACGACAGTTTTCAATCAGGTCCCGGAACCGTGCTTCCTGCTCGACCACCGAGTCCGATCCGTCCGTCGATTCCCGTTTCATCCTCACCGTTCGTTCAATCCAATCTCCCACCGCTTCCACCGtcgtcttcctcctccacTCAGAAGGTGATGCCTGTTCCAGCTCCTCCACCACTTCCGTCAGCAGGTAACGAAGGTAACAAGAGTATTGGAGGTAGCGGATTCGGATCTCCGCCAAATACATTGACGGAGCCTGTTTGGGATACTGTGAAGCGTGATCTGTCACGGATCGTGAGTAATTTGAAGCTTGTGGTGTTTCCTAATCCGTATAGGGAAGATCCTGGGAAAGCACTTAGGGATTGGGATCTATGGGgaccttttttcttcattgtgtTCTTGGGGCTTACTCTTTCGTGGTCTGCTTCCGTTAAGAAG TCTGAAGTATTTGCCGTGGCATTTGCACTACTTGCAGCTGGGGCAGTGATCCTCACACTAAATGTGCTGCTTCTG GGAGGACATATAATCTTTTTCCAAAGCCTAAGCCTTCTAGGCTACTGTCTATTTCCGCTAGACGTTGGAGCAGTGATCTGCATGTTGAAAGACAATGTGATACTGAAGATGGTCGTTGTGTCTGTGACTCTTGCCTGGAGCTCTTGGGCTGCTTATCCTTTCATGAGCGCCGCAGTGAACCCGAGAAGAAAAGCTCTCGCACTCTACCCGGTCTTCCTCATGTATGTCTCTGTTGGCTTCTTAATCATTGCCATTAATTGA
- a CDS encoding Integral membrane Yip1 family protein: MRYYETTSFRVRTLRHTFILILFYHRPLCNFDFSSSSDLNLNFPQIKAFDLNPFPGKNKSTNHHRNLQYLSGEEKMSHNDTIPLYQSSQSDIDEIENMMNDSFQSGPGTVLPARPPSPIRPSIPVSSSPFVQSNLPPLPPSSSSSTQKVMPVPAPPPLPSAGNEGNKSIGGSGFGSPPNTLTEPVWDTVKRDLSRIVSNLKLVVFPNPYREDPGKALRDWDLWGPFFFIVFLGLTLSWSASVKKSEVFAVAFALLAAGAVILTLNVLLLGGHIIFFQSLSLLGYCLFPLDVGAVICMLKDNVILKMVVVSVTLAWSSWAAYPFMSAAVNPRRKALALYPVFLMYVSVGFLIIAIN, from the exons ATGAGATATTatgaaacgacgtcgtttaggGTAAGAACATTACGTCACAcgtttattttaatattattttatcatcgCCCTCTTTGTAATTTcgacttctcttcttcgtcagATCTGAATCTTAATTTCCCCCAAATCAAAGCTTTTGACCTAAATCCGTTTCccgggaaaaataaatcaacaaaCCATCACCGGAATCTTCAATATCTCTCCGGTGAAGAAAAAATGTCGCACAACGATACGATTCCGCTTTATCAATCATCTCAATCAGACATTGACGAGATTGAGAATATGATGAACGACAGTTTTCAATCAGGTCCCGGAACCGTGCTTCCTGCTCGACCACCGAGTCCGATCCGTCCGTCGATTCCCGTTTCATCCTCACCGTTCGTTCAATCCAATCTCCCACCGCTTCCACCGtcgtcttcctcctccacTCAGAAGGTGATGCCTGTTCCAGCTCCTCCACCACTTCCGTCAGCAGGTAACGAAGGTAACAAGAGTATTGGAGGTAGCGGATTCGGATCTCCGCCAAATACATTGACGGAGCCTGTTTGGGATACTGTGAAGCGTGATCTGTCACGGATCGTGAGTAATTTGAAGCTTGTGGTGTTTCCTAATCCGTATAGGGAAGATCCTGGGAAAGCACTTAGGGATTGGGATCTATGGGgaccttttttcttcattgtgtTCTTGGGGCTTACTCTTTCGTGGTCTGCTTCCGTTAAGAAG TCTGAAGTATTTGCCGTGGCATTTGCACTACTTGCAGCTGGGGCAGTGATCCTCACACTAAATGTGCTGCTTCTG GGAGGACATATAATCTTTTTCCAAAGCCTAAGCCTTCTAGGCTACTGTCTATTTCCGCTAGACGTTGGAGCAGTGATCTGCATGTTGAAAGACAATGTGATACTGAAGATGGTCGTTGTGTCTGTGACTCTTGCCTGGAGCTCTTGGGCTGCTTATCCTTTCATGAGCGCCGCAGTGAACCCGAGAAGAAAAGCTCTCGCACTCTACCCGGTCTTCCTCATGTATGTCTCTGTTGGCTTCTTAATCATTGCCATTAATTGA